The region CCACCAAATTTAGTAGAATCACTAGTCATATGATAGGCTACATATAGTACTAAAAACAACACAGAGAGTGCCATTGCGATCTTAATTAACAACTCATGCTGTTTTATATTTTTCTTTTTAATAGCTAAAAAAGCCATTATTAAAACTATAGCTGTAATGCCATTTGTTGTTGCATAAATTGGAGGTAAAAATCCTAAGGGTTTTACATTAGGTATTTTAATACCAAATAAAATAGCTACAGCAATGGGAATGATTACAGATAAAGCAATAATCCATTTATTATACTTCGCTGCTTTTTCTGTATTTACAATGTATTCAGAATTATTCATTTAAAAGTTTTTTAATATCTTCTTTAAGCATACTTATTTCTTCTTCTTCACCATCTTCGTTATACTTTTCTGATTCGGTAATTGTCCCTCTGTAGTATATCTGAGGATTTCCATAATTATCTGATCGGGATCTTATAAATCCATTTTTATCAATTAGTGCAAAATTTCCAGAATGTTCAAATCCGCCAGCTACTGTCTCATTTTCTGCTGCATATAAATTAAAGCCTAAATTTGCTAATTGATAAATATCTTCACGTTTACCAGTCATTAAATTCCAATTGGGATTTGTTACACCATATTTTTCAGCATAAGCCTTTAAAACCTCAGGTGTATCATAGCTAGGATTAATCGTAAACGAAGCAACCCCAAAATTTTCTATACCTTTAAAACGTTCCTGAATCTGTACGAGATTATGACTCATAATAGGACAAATAGTTGGACATGTTGTAAAGAAAAATTCTACAATATAAACTTTACCCAAATAATCTGCATTGGTAATGGTATCTCCATCTTGATTTACAAAACTAAAGTCTGGCACTTTTTTAGGCGCTCCATTAACTTCTATAAACATTAATTTTTCTTGAGTTGAAAAATTATTATCGGGTACGTTGCTTATTCTATCACTACGGGAAATGTCGTCGTTTTTAATACGATCTACAATTTTTGGAATAAATAGAATTCCAAAAACGAGAATAATAAAGGCAATGCCTACGTAAGAATAATTTGATTTTTTACTCATCTGTTCCTTTTAAATCGTTTGCTCGTCTAGATGTAGAATCGAAATTACCTTTACGTTTTTGACGATATTCGGTAAATAAGATTCTAACATCTTCACTCATTTTATTTTTTAAATCGGCCACTTTAATAGCATCATAAGATGCTTTTGAATAAGGCTTAACTTTTTTCGCTAATTCGTTATCTGTTCTATCATCAAACCGCCCTCTTAAATTCATCTCTTTATCTACAATATAAACATTGTTTGTAGCTAAATTTTCATCTAATCTGTCTGATGTATCTAAACTATTATGAATAGCTTTAATTGCATTTTCAGACCCAAAGACAAAATGCCAATACTTTAGCTCTTCGTACTTCATTAATTCAGCCTTTAAAGTCTTAGCTTCTGCTTCTGTACCTTCTGGTAAAAGAATAACAATTTGAAACGTCTTAAATCCTTTAAATTTATCGTAAATTAATTCTTTTAAATTTGATGCAGCTGTAAGTTTATCTAAAGGCGTGTTTCCAAAAAAGCCTAAAACTGTTAAATGGTCTTCTAATAAAACAGGTTGGTCTGTTGTTGATACAAAACCATTAATATCGGCTACCTGATCATGTAAAATGTCTAATGTATTGTAATTGTGTTTTGCCGGGTATAAAAACAATAGAAAAGTAACAGGAAGAAAAAATAAGATACAAAGTACTGCGTATCTTTTTATTTTTTTAGCGTTCATAAATTAGACTTTAAAGCAAAACTTGACATCAAATTTCAACTATAGTGCAAAAATAAAAAAGACGGTTTAATAAACCGCCTTTATACTTTGATTTAACACTTATAGTATATTAAAAATCGTGTGTAATATATCCGTTAGAGTATACATTTTCTATATAACCGCCTTCTGTTAATAATATAAAAGTTAAGTAACATATTAGAAATACTGCAGTCCATATAATTGCGCGTCTAAGACCTGCTTTTTCATCTCGCATGTGCATAAAGTCCCAAGTAATATAATAGGCTTTTACAACGGTTAAGATGATGAAGATCCAGTTTAAAACTTTCATTCCAGCAATATACCCCATTAATATTTCTGGTTTATAAATTCCTAATATGACTTCTATAGCTGTAATTACAGATAGTAGAATTAATACTCCCCAGATTTTATCTTTATTAGACTTAAATTTAAGTGCTCCTCTAAATATTTCTAATTTTTGTGCGTGTGCCATGATCTAAAAATTATATCTTAAAATTAAACTAAGTAGAAGAATGTGAAAACAAATACCCAAACTAAATCTACAAAGTGCCAGTAAAGACCAACTTTCTCTACCATTTCGTAACTTTTTCTTTTTTCGTATGTCCCAACAAGTACATTAAAGAAAATAATAATATTTAATACGATACCCGAAAATACGTGAAATCCGTGAAATCCTGTAATAAAGAAAAAGAAATCTGCAAATATTGGTTTCCCGTATTCGTTAACGTGAAGGTTTGCACCTTGTACAACAAGTTGTCCGTTAGATTTTAATTGATTTACAGACTCTGCTCTAGACAATACTGTTTTTTGCCCTTCAGCATTTAGAAGCTCTGTTCTTACCAAAATATTTTCGTTAGCTTCTAAGCCTTTCACAACTTCATCTACAGTAAACATTGGAAGAGAACCTTCATCTGTAAACCATAATCCATTCTTTCTTTCATGTTGAGTTCTCTCGTGAGGCGTTGCAATTGCAAAATCACTAATAGCTACACGATGTCCTTCTGCATCTACAAACTGAAGCAAGTTTCCTGAACGCGTTTGCACAGCTCCATATTCACCTTTAATAAATGTTTGCCATTCCCATGCTTGAGATCCAACGAAGATAATACCTCCTATAATAGTTAAAAACATATAGACAGATACCTTATTTTTATCTAAATGATGTCCTGCATCTACAGCAAGTACCATAGTAACAGATGACATAATTAAAATAAACGTCATAAAAGCAACGTAAATCATAGGTAATTCTTGACCATGCATAAACGGAACGTGTGTAAACACCTCATCTGCTATAGGCCATGAATCAATAAATTTAAATCTAGAGAAGCCATAGGCTGCTAAAAAACCTGAGAAGGTTAGGGCATCAGACATGATGAAGAACCACATCATCATTTTACCGTAACTTGCATTTAGAGGTTCTTTACCTCCTCCCCAAGTTTTTCCTTCGGTTCCAGTATTTATAACTGTAGTATTCATATTAATTATTCAGTTTTATGGTTAGTCAAAAATATACAAATTATTTATTTAAAGAAATATAAAAACAAAAAGAGATACAACCAGAGGAAATCTACGAAATGCCAAAAAGTCGTGGCGAGTTCAAATCCAAGCATTTTCACTGGACTATATTTTTGTTTAAAATGATTATAAATTACAACAAGCAAGCAAATAAGTCCAACTAGTACGTGTAAAATATGCATTACAGCAATTACATACACGTAAGACATTGTAATATTACTAGTAGGTCCTGTAAAATTATATCCATCCTGTATGATAGCACTAAACCCTGAAAATTGATTAAATACAAAAGCTATTCCTAAACCTAATGTAACTAATAATAACAGTGTTGTAGCTTGACGATTGCCTTTTTTTAATGCTTTTTTTGCAAAATATAGTGTTACACTACTTATTAAAATTAAGATTGTGCTTATTAAAAATGCGGTTGGCAATTGATAATCTTCTAACCAATCTGGCCTATTACTACTTACTATAAAAGCGCTTGTCCATCCCGCAAAAGTCATGATTAAAGAAATTAATCCAAACCAAAGCATAACTTTCTTTGCTCTGTAAGTTTTTTCTTCTAAAGTACCTTCAGTTAAATCCATATTATCTTAAAAATTTATCTAGTACATATATTATTTGAATTAGCGTGATGTAAGACACACTTGCTAACATTAATTGTTTTGCAGCTAAGGCTGTCATCTTTTTAAATAAAAGAATAGCATAATATAACATAACTAATCCAAAAAGAAACACAACTATAGCAGCTAAAGGTGATAAAAATAATTTACCTGTAAACCCAAAAGCTGGTACTATTGAAATAATTATAGTCCAAACTGTATACATTATAATTTGTACAGCGGTTCCCTTATCTCGTTTACCTGTAGGTAACATAAAAAAACCACCTTTTTTATAATCGTCAAATAAAAACCAGCCTATTGCCCAAAAATGTGGAAATTGCCAAAAGAACTGCCACATAAATAACACACCTGGCTCAATCCCAAAATTATTTGTTGCAGCAACCCAGCCTAACATAAATGGAATTGCCCCTGGAATAGCTCCAACAAATACAGATAAAGGCGTTTTTGTTTTTAATGGCGTATATACACAAGTATATATAAAAATAGATATAGCGCCAAACATAGCCGTTCTAGGATTAATTACATACAGAACTATTATTCCTAATAGCGTAAATATTGATGCTATGATAAAAGCCGTATTTACAGACATTCGTCCTGCAGGTATGGGTCTGTTTTTGGTACGATCCATTAAGACATCTAAGTCTTTTTCAATAATTTGATTGAATGCATTGGATGCACCAACCATGAAATACCCACCTATACTTAATAAAATTAAGGTTTTTATATCTATAACATCTACGCCCAATAAATATCCGGTTAAAGAAGAAAAAACGACACTTATAGATAAGCGCATCTTCGTGATTTCTTTAAAATCTGAAATTAGTGAATGGGTCTTAATAGACGATGGTGTACTACTCAAGGTGTCGATTACTTATCGCTTTATTAAT is a window of Formosa sediminum DNA encoding:
- a CDS encoding DUF420 domain-containing protein, whose translation is MNNSEYIVNTEKAAKYNKWIIALSVIIPIAVAILFGIKIPNVKPLGFLPPIYATTNGITAIVLIMAFLAIKKKNIKQHELLIKIAMALSVLFLVLYVAYHMTSDSTKFGGVGVIKYIYYFILFTHIVLSVVVIPFVLITYVRGITNDIVRHRKIAKITFPLWLYVAVTGVIVYVLISPYYSY
- a CDS encoding SCO family protein produces the protein MSKKSNYSYVGIAFIILVFGILFIPKIVDRIKNDDISRSDRISNVPDNNFSTQEKLMFIEVNGAPKKVPDFSFVNQDGDTITNADYLGKVYIVEFFFTTCPTICPIMSHNLVQIQERFKGIENFGVASFTINPSYDTPEVLKAYAEKYGVTNPNWNLMTGKREDIYQLANLGFNLYAAENETVAGGFEHSGNFALIDKNGFIRSRSDNYGNPQIYYRGTITESEKYNEDGEEEEISMLKEDIKKLLNE
- a CDS encoding cytochrome C oxidase subunit IV family protein, whose product is MAHAQKLEIFRGALKFKSNKDKIWGVLILLSVITAIEVILGIYKPEILMGYIAGMKVLNWIFIILTVVKAYYITWDFMHMRDEKAGLRRAIIWTAVFLICYLTFILLTEGGYIENVYSNGYITHDF
- a CDS encoding cytochrome c oxidase subunit 3, giving the protein MNTTVINTGTEGKTWGGGKEPLNASYGKMMMWFFIMSDALTFSGFLAAYGFSRFKFIDSWPIADEVFTHVPFMHGQELPMIYVAFMTFILIMSSVTMVLAVDAGHHLDKNKVSVYMFLTIIGGIIFVGSQAWEWQTFIKGEYGAVQTRSGNLLQFVDAEGHRVAISDFAIATPHERTQHERKNGLWFTDEGSLPMFTVDEVVKGLEANENILVRTELLNAEGQKTVLSRAESVNQLKSNGQLVVQGANLHVNEYGKPIFADFFFFITGFHGFHVFSGIVLNIIIFFNVLVGTYEKRKSYEMVEKVGLYWHFVDLVWVFVFTFFYLV
- a CDS encoding cytochrome c oxidase subunit 3, translated to MDLTEGTLEEKTYRAKKVMLWFGLISLIMTFAGWTSAFIVSSNRPDWLEDYQLPTAFLISTILILISSVTLYFAKKALKKGNRQATTLLLLVTLGLGIAFVFNQFSGFSAIIQDGYNFTGPTSNITMSYVYVIAVMHILHVLVGLICLLVVIYNHFKQKYSPVKMLGFELATTFWHFVDFLWLYLFLFLYFFK
- the cyoE gene encoding heme o synthase translates to MSSTPSSIKTHSLISDFKEITKMRLSISVVFSSLTGYLLGVDVIDIKTLILLSIGGYFMVGASNAFNQIIEKDLDVLMDRTKNRPIPAGRMSVNTAFIIASIFTLLGIIVLYVINPRTAMFGAISIFIYTCVYTPLKTKTPLSVFVGAIPGAIPFMLGWVAATNNFGIEPGVLFMWQFFWQFPHFWAIGWFLFDDYKKGGFFMLPTGKRDKGTAVQIIMYTVWTIIISIVPAFGFTGKLFLSPLAAIVVFLFGLVMLYYAILLFKKMTALAAKQLMLASVSYITLIQIIYVLDKFLR